One genomic segment of Cryptococcus neoformans var. neoformans JEC21 chromosome 8 sequence includes these proteins:
- a CDS encoding expressed protein, whose translation MTRTERNQYPAAVLKDRHSRTGLDKTQWNHKNGDGAHNWGSTARKGDDEASGRLDGEAEAEAALDELPSSDVFDLDEEINDPVGAMPVTDSGNDFKPMDLGKRGSIQGQSNIATSPTDSMSSLDSGDRPGMGRRMSAVSDEEREKMRLYREGVLHKKQGVDLAHIAXSSHGIAXSPPTNSYLGPXSPSNXRYGFNFVSVQL comes from the exons ATGACTAGGACTGAG CGCAACCAATACCCCGCTGCCGTCCTCAAGGACCGTCATTCCCGCACTGGTCTCGACAAGACCCAGTGGAACCACAAGAACGGCGATGGCGCCCATAACTGGGGATCTACCGCCCGTAAAGGCGATGACGAAGCTTCCGGCCGTCTTGACGGTGAGGCCGAGGCTGAAGCCGCTCTAGACGAACTCCCGTCTTCCGACGTTTTTGACCTCGATGAAGAGATCAATGATCCTGTCGGTGCGATGCCTGTCACCGACTCTGGCAATGACTTTAAGCCGATGGACCTTGGCAAAAGAGGGAGTATCCAGGGCCAGAGTAATATTGCTACCAGCCCCACCGATAGTATGAGCAGCCTTGACTCTGGCGACAGGCCtgggatggggaggaggatgagtgcggtgagtgatgaagagagagagaagatgaggctCTATAGGGAGGGTGTCCTCCACAAGAAGCAGG GCGTCGACTTGGCCCACATCGCTAGKTCCTCGCACGGTATCGCCATKTCGCCTCCCACCAACAGCTACCTCGGCCCTKTCAGCCCTTCCAACMCCAGGTATGGTTTCAATTTTGTAAGTGTTCAACTTTAG